A window of the Cucurbita pepo subsp. pepo cultivar mu-cu-16 chromosome LG01, ASM280686v2, whole genome shotgun sequence genome harbors these coding sequences:
- the LOC111779103 gene encoding uncharacterized protein LOC111779103 — MYGFSTVDGFVEIVESSAEMIKYIANEPSTGLFYIQQHTKNAVPNVLNMKNSVANTSRESTLHTEDSEDSITMLRSMKECGFPIADEMIRDIKKSLAVMSTKQPRRGLIRSTYGMQPPGRVSTWRSATWGRSVAIAPGDDDGGGYISTVFKSARETASNFKWPQLDIVEDLARVEVHKAQPEPNQPSVLSASSSSSQPDMDSDELPLSCQVNDVLQCDDRVDVGLDTDVLSVSDRFDDFRADKEAKLKDWLEGSGSLNDIRDLSAGKGH, encoded by the exons ATGTATGGATTCTCCACAGTTGATGGCTTTGTGGAGATAGTCGAAAGCTCGGCCGAGATGATCAAGTATATCGCAAATGAACCGTCAACTGGGCTTTTCTACATTCAACAGCATACAAAAAATGCCGTTCCCAACGTTCTCAATATGAAGAATAGTGTGGCGAACACGTCTCGTGAATCGACTTTGCACACTGAAGATTCGGAGGATTCGATCACGATGTTGAGGTCAATGAAAGAATGTGGATTTCCCATTGCTGATGAGATGATTAGAGACATCAAAAAGTCTCTTGCTGTAATGTCAACCAAACAGCCAAGAAGAGGCTTGATCCGTAGTACTTATGGTATGCAGCCACCGGGGAGAGTAAGCACTTGGAGGTCAGCCACTTGGGGGCGAAGTGTAGCCATTGCCCCGGGTGATGACGACGGTGGTGGCTATAT TTCAACGGTATTCAAGTCAGCTAGAGAAACAGCGAGCAACTTTAAGTGGCCACAGCTCGACATCGTGGAAGATCTTGCACGAGTCGAAGTTCATAAGGCTCAGCCAGAACCTAACCAACCATCAGTTCTATCAGCTAGTTCTAGTTCGTCACAGCCAGATATGGATAGCGACGAGCTGCCTCTGTCTTGTCAAGTGAACGATGTGTTGCAATGCGACGATCGGGTTGATGTTGGTTTGGACACTGATGTACTTTCGGTGTCCGATCGTTTTGACGATTTCAGGGCTGATAAAGAagcaaaattgaaagattggTTGGAAGGGTCTGGCAGCTTGAATGATATAAGAGATTTGAGCGCAGGGAAAGGGCATTAA